CTTCGGCGAAACCTCGTTGGTCGAAATCAAGGAAATGATGGCCTCGAAGGGGCTGGAACTGGGTCAGTTCGCTCACGAACGCCCGATGCCGGAATTCACCTTCGAGCCGGAAGTGATGTCGGCCGACGAGCAAGTCGTGCTCAACAAGCCGATCTCTGATCTGAATCTCTCGGTTCGTGCCCGCAAGTGCATGATCCGCCTCGGCGTGGTCACCATCGGCGACCTGCTGCGCCGCACCGGCGACGAATTGCTGGAGTGCAAGAATTTCGGTGTCACCAGCCTGACGGAAGTCCGCGAAAAGCTGACGATCCAAGGACTGCGACTGCGCGGGGATTGAGCGGGGGCTAGCTATTGTCGCACCGGGAGTCCGATTCGATGTGTCAGGACGTCACATTCTTTCGGTGCGGGTTCGCCTGCGCGGCGCTATGTGTTTCGTTGGCGTCGCTGTCGCGTGGCGACGAACCAGCGGCCCAGGATCTCGCCGATGAAATCCTGGCGGCCGCGCGCGGCGAGTTGCCGAAACTGCCCGTGCCGACGTTCGGCGGCCTTCAGCATTGGAACGACACGCAGATCATCGGCGGCTGGCGCATTCAGCAGAACGTCCTCACCGGGCACTACCGGCTGCTGGATAACGACGAGCGCCGGCAAGCCTGGGGCGTTCAATCCGTTTGCCAGCGTCGCCTCGACACGGCCTGCGAAAATGGCGACGCGAAGCCCGCGCGCGGAGAAGTGGTGATCGTGCTGCACGGACTCGGCAGCGGGCGCTGGGCGATGCAGTCGCTGGTCAAGCACCTCCGCGAGTCCGGCTTCACGGTGGTCGACGTCGGCTACTCCACCACGTCCGGCACGGTCGCCGATCACGCCGAAACGCTAGCGAAGATCGTGAGCAGCTTCGACGAAGCAGAGAAGCTGCACTTCGTCGCGCACAGCTTGGGCAATCTCGTCACGCGCCGCTACTTCGCCGACCTCGCCGCGGACAAGCGAGATCGTCGAACGCGCGATCGCATCGGCCGCATGGTGATGCTGGCGCCGCCCAATCATGGTTCCGAGCGCGCCAAGTTCTGGGCGGAGAGTCAACTATTCGTCAACACGCTCGGACCCACGGTGAAAGAAATGGGCCCCCACTGGAAAGAACTCGAAGCCACGCTCGCCGTGCCCCCCGGCGAGTTCGGCATCATCGCCGGCGGCCTCGGCAATCAATCCGGCTTCAACCTCACCATCGACGGCGACGACGACGGCACGCTCTCGGTCGACGAAACCCGCCTCGACGGCGCAGCCGACTTTGCGGTCGTCTCTTGTACGCATTCTTTGCTCGTCTATCACGACGACGTATTGCAATACACGACGCGGTTCCTGCGGCACGGAAGGTTTCAAGGCGAGGAATGAGGGTTGGTCTCGCGCGGCAAGGCACCTTCGGTCCGAAACTGGCTTCGCCAACCGCAGGATGCTATCATAAAGGTACAGTCCATCGTCTCACATTGCCGACCTTCGTATGTTGACTGACTACCTCGCTTACCGCACCGCCAGTGATCAAATTCGCGCGTTTGCGTCGGTCGGCGAAAATCCGGATGAGAATCGGAACAAGTCGACTTTGACAGCCGCGGCGACAATGGAGGCCGCCGAGTGCGAGAGCTTTCTACAACTTGGCATCGACGCATTTCACTGGCTGATTCGCGCGGACGAACAGTACCGTAAAGCAGTCTTTTCTGGCGCTCTTGAGTACGATTCGTCGTTCGACGCCTCGTTTGACGAAATGGCGCAGCGGTGGCTCAAGTCCGGCGCTGCCGCCGACGCTTGGATTGAGTCGCTCGCCGGTCGTGGCTTAGCGCCCGCGAATCTTCACGATTTTCGTGAGTGCTTGAGGCAGATTCGATCAATCGTCGAAGAAAACGACGAGGTCACCGGCGAGATTGCCGTGCTGCGCGATCAAGCGATCGAAGCGTACCACGCAGGGGACACGGATGAGTGGACGCCGTAACCGACGCGCACCAGAGTTTAAGAAGCTGTTCGCTGCATTGCCGGCGCACATCCAAGATCACGCCCGCGAAGCGTTTCAGCGGTTTGTCGCCGACGCTTCGCACTTGGCGTTGAGACATCACGCCCTGAAGGACAATGACCGCGGTCGTCACAGGGCCGGCAGTTTTTCCGTTTCAGTCACTCGAAGCTATCGCGCCATTTATTACATCGTCGAAGAACAGAACGTCTGGTACTGGATAGGCACCCACGCCGACTACGACAAATTCACCGGCCACAAGTAACCGCTCGCTCGGCCCCTCCGCCGCTCAATTGCCCCCCGCTTCCCACTCCCGTATATTCGAGCGATCGGCGTTTGCCCCTGGTTGCCGCTCCTGCTCCGCTTGAAATACGGTCATGTCCACCCGCCAACTCATTTCCGCCACGGCCGCCAAGCCGCCGTTTTTTGCCGGCGTCGACCTGGGCGGGACGAACATCAAAGCTGGCCTCGTCGACGACCTGGGCCGGCCAATGTCCTGGGTCAGCGTGCCGACGGATCCCCGTACTGGGCCGGAAGACGCCGCGAAGCGTATGGGCGAAGCGGTCCTGGAAGCCATTAAGCAGGCCGGCGCCGAACGGGAGCGCGTGGTCCGCGCCGGGCTCGGCAGCCCTGGCACGATGGACATTCCCGCCGGCAAGCTGCTCGAACCGCCCAATCTGCCCGGCTGGGACAATTTTCCGATCCGCGACCGCGTCAGCTACTACAGCGGGCTGCCGGTCTCCTTTGCCAATGACGGCGGAGCGGCCGCTTACGGCGAGTTCTGGGTCGGCTCCGGCGAAGATTTCCGCAGCATGGTCCTGCTGACGCTCGGCACCGGCATCGGCGGCGGGATCATCGTCAACAACTTCTCGCTCGACGGCGAGCACAGCCACGGCGCCGAGTGCGGGCACATCATCATCGACTACCAGGCGGACGCCCGGGTCTGCAATTGCGGCCGCAAGGGGCATCTCGAAGGTTACGCCAGCGCCACGGCGCTCATGAAACGGACGCAAGAAGCCCTCGATAGCGGGCGCAAGAGTTCCCTGAGCCATCGGTTAGACAACGGCGAAAAACTTACGCCGATCCTGATCGGCATGGCGGCCGAAACCGGCGATTCACTCGCTGAAGAACTCATCATGGAAACCGCCATGTACCTCGGCGTGGGCGTGGTGAGCCTGATGCACACCATCGATCCGGACGGCGTGGTGCTCGGCGGCGCGATGACCTTCGGCGGCCACGAGACCGAGCTCGGCCGACGGTTCCTGAATCGCGTCAAACAGGAAGTCGACGAGCGGGCGTTCCCCATTCCCGCCCAAAAAACCGTCATCGACTACGCCCGCCTCGGCGGCGACGCCGGCTTCATCGGCGCAGCCGGAATCGCGCGGGCGGATTATCATAGGGAAAAAGGATGAAGCCGAAATTCGGAACGCGGAACGAGCCTGCTTCCCACGTTCCGAATTTCGCGTTCCGAGTTCATCCTTCGCACACTATCGTGCGCCGGAACCAGTAAATCTCCCCCGAGGCTCCGACGTCCTTGCCGCATCCTAGCTGTCAGCATATCCGCAATTTCTCCATCATCGCCCATATCGACCATGGCAAGAGTACGCTCGCCGATCGGTTGATCGAAACCACGGGGACGGTTCAAAAGCGCGAGCTCCGCGAGCAATTGCTCGATGACATGGAGTTGGAGCGCCAGCGCGGCATCACGATCAAAGCCCGCGCCGTGGCGATGTCGTACATGCTCGACGGCACGCGCTACGAATTGAACCTGATCGACACGCCCGGCCACGTCGATTTCCACTACGAAGTTTCGCGCTCTCTCGCCTGCTGTGAAGGCGCGCTGCTGCTGGTCGACGCCTTCCAAGGGGTCGAAGCGCAAACCGTGGCCAATGC
This sequence is a window from Planctomycetia bacterium. Protein-coding genes within it:
- a CDS encoding ROK family protein, with translation MSTRQLISATAAKPPFFAGVDLGGTNIKAGLVDDLGRPMSWVSVPTDPRTGPEDAAKRMGEAVLEAIKQAGAERERVVRAGLGSPGTMDIPAGKLLEPPNLPGWDNFPIRDRVSYYSGLPVSFANDGGAAAYGEFWVGSGEDFRSMVLLTLGTGIGGGIIVNNFSLDGEHSHGAECGHIIIDYQADARVCNCGRKGHLEGYASATALMKRTQEALDSGRKSSLSHRLDNGEKLTPILIGMAAETGDSLAEELIMETAMYLGVGVVSLMHTIDPDGVVLGGAMTFGGHETELGRRFLNRVKQEVDERAFPIPAQKTVIDYARLGGDAGFIGAAGIARADYHREKG
- a CDS encoding alpha/beta fold hydrolase; translation: MCQDVTFFRCGFACAALCVSLASLSRGDEPAAQDLADEILAAARGELPKLPVPTFGGLQHWNDTQIIGGWRIQQNVLTGHYRLLDNDERRQAWGVQSVCQRRLDTACENGDAKPARGEVVIVLHGLGSGRWAMQSLVKHLRESGFTVVDVGYSTTSGTVADHAETLAKIVSSFDEAEKLHFVAHSLGNLVTRRYFADLAADKRDRRTRDRIGRMVMLAPPNHGSERAKFWAESQLFVNTLGPTVKEMGPHWKELEATLAVPPGEFGIIAGGLGNQSGFNLTIDGDDDGTLSVDETRLDGAADFAVVSCTHSLLVYHDDVLQYTTRFLRHGRFQGEE